In one Butyrivibrio proteoclasticus B316 genomic region, the following are encoded:
- a CDS encoding DUF6020 family protein produces MKANIDKIKRVFIGEKRNDSVLIRLLIFGSIWLPCFAVFLNLFPGTYSTDTSAQMAEALGYNHFTNYNPFVNTIVVTLFVKIGLLAGNINVGIALYTLFQFSLYAAVGSFITYLFYQKGFKLIVVAVVLAFYAINPVNLLYSVGMWKDTFFAVTFLACSVMIYLCLTGEREWNAKNKVLLFLLVLFTSLTRNSSWTALLIFGVVLFAKGFIRNRKDSKSRAVSSLLKNMGTSGRVGLTVVIGAVMSVIVMSVIYPSFGVGNVSASRALSLQVQQIARSVQDNEITETEKERIQDFLQTGKGLNDIVENYDPTIIDPLKSIFDFDVISNRGGNFSKLYFDMMRAHPKAYLDAFVDHTILYWWPVKPKWIWDNRIYDNDYGIARSSKLFLGHDIGGELYDKMKVIPGFRLITSSASALWLIILCMIINSLEKKSGRNILYLPPLIIIVGLILFSYASLFRYTYAAFILKPMYFLYLYAEVEEKV; encoded by the coding sequence ATGAAAGCAAATATAGATAAGATAAAAAGAGTGTTCATTGGAGAAAAGAGAAATGACAGTGTGTTGATCAGGCTGCTTATTTTTGGCTCGATTTGGCTACCATGTTTTGCAGTTTTTCTCAATCTTTTTCCGGGAACATATTCAACAGATACTTCTGCTCAGATGGCTGAGGCGCTGGGGTACAATCACTTTACGAACTATAATCCTTTTGTTAATACAATTGTTGTTACATTGTTTGTGAAGATAGGGCTTCTTGCCGGAAATATAAACGTTGGAATTGCACTGTATACATTGTTTCAGTTTAGCTTATATGCAGCTGTAGGTAGCTTTATCACATATCTCTTTTACCAGAAAGGTTTCAAACTGATAGTTGTAGCAGTTGTCCTGGCGTTTTATGCGATTAATCCTGTTAACCTGCTATATTCTGTTGGGATGTGGAAAGATACCTTCTTTGCAGTAACTTTTCTTGCATGTAGTGTCATGATCTACCTGTGTCTGACCGGTGAAAGAGAGTGGAATGCGAAGAATAAGGTGTTACTCTTCCTTCTGGTACTATTTACTTCCTTGACGAGAAATAGTTCCTGGACAGCGCTTTTGATTTTTGGCGTGGTGTTGTTTGCCAAGGGCTTTATACGAAATAGGAAAGATAGTAAAAGTAGAGCTGTAAGCTCATTATTGAAAAATATGGGCACGTCTGGAAGAGTAGGACTAACAGTAGTAATTGGAGCTGTAATGTCTGTAATAGTTATGTCGGTGATATACCCTTCATTTGGAGTTGGCAATGTAAGTGCTTCGAGGGCTCTTTCCCTTCAGGTTCAGCAGATAGCCAGATCCGTTCAGGACAATGAGATAACAGAGACTGAAAAAGAGCGTATTCAAGACTTTTTGCAGACAGGCAAAGGCTTGAACGATATTGTTGAAAACTATGATCCGACTATTATAGATCCACTAAAAAGTATATTTGATTTTGACGTGATTTCAAATCGAGGGGGGAACTTCTCAAAGCTGTATTTTGATATGATGAGAGCTCATCCTAAGGCGTATTTAGATGCTTTTGTAGATCATACTATTCTGTACTGGTGGCCCGTTAAACCAAAATGGATATGGGATAACAGGATTTATGATAATGATTATGGGATTGCACGTAGTTCCAAGCTATTTCTGGGACATGATATTGGCGGAGAGTTATACGATAAAATGAAGGTGATCCCGGGATTCAGATTGATCACATCTAGTGCATCAGCGCTGTGGCTGATAATTCTATGCATGATCATTAATTCTTTGGAAAAGAAATCCGGGAGGAATATCTTGTACCTTCCGCCGCTGATCATTATAGTAGGCCTGATTTTGTTTTCCTATGCGTCACTCTTTAGGTACACGTACGCTGCGTTTATCTTAAAGCCAATGTATTTCTTGTATTTATACGCTGAAGTAGAGGAGAAAGTATGA
- a CDS encoding bifunctional glycosyltransferase family 2/GtrA family protein — protein MTIPIIIPAYEPDEKLLGLIDELNNAGLGPVIVVNDGSDKARFGQIFEGASEKGATVLTHAVNMGKGRALKTSFNYCLNTYEDLLGVITADSDGQHTTEDIEKCKKALIEACVGKSDNATTSDVGSTLVAVDEVDSCQGETLVLGCRNFNESGIPARSVFGNKTTSRVMKLLLGLSISDTQTGLRGISVPFMKYLLTEKGERFEFETNMLIATKELGIKIVEVPIKTIYLEENKSSHFNPILDSIRIYAVFVKFLFSSLSSSIVDIVMFSIFCSMFRNVPVAIGYVMLATILARVISAIYNFLINYKVVFKGKGSKSQAAIKYFVLAVCIMLLSGGLVTFFTGLLPMVPEFVVKIPVDCVLFLLSFVVQREIVYK, from the coding sequence ATGACAATACCGATTATTATACCGGCCTATGAGCCGGATGAGAAGCTGTTAGGGCTAATAGATGAACTTAATAATGCAGGGCTTGGCCCGGTGATAGTTGTTAATGATGGCTCAGATAAGGCCAGGTTTGGACAGATTTTTGAAGGTGCTTCTGAGAAAGGCGCTACTGTCCTGACTCATGCTGTGAATATGGGAAAGGGGCGTGCACTCAAGACCTCTTTCAACTATTGCCTGAATACCTATGAGGATCTTTTGGGAGTAATTACTGCGGATTCAGATGGACAGCATACTACGGAAGATATAGAGAAGTGTAAGAAGGCACTGATTGAGGCATGCGTTGGGAAGTCAGATAATGCTACTACTTCAGATGTCGGTAGTACATTGGTTGCAGTGGATGAAGTAGATTCATGTCAAGGCGAGACTCTTGTCCTTGGCTGCCGCAATTTCAACGAATCCGGAATTCCTGCCAGATCTGTATTTGGTAACAAGACTACGAGCCGCGTTATGAAGCTTTTACTGGGACTATCTATCAGCGATACTCAGACCGGGCTTCGCGGAATCAGCGTTCCGTTTATGAAATATCTTTTAACAGAGAAGGGCGAACGCTTTGAGTTTGAGACAAATATGCTGATTGCCACCAAGGAACTTGGCATTAAGATTGTGGAAGTGCCGATCAAGACTATTTACCTTGAGGAGAATAAGTCCAGTCACTTTAATCCCATACTTGATTCAATCAGGATTTATGCGGTGTTTGTGAAGTTTCTGTTCTCATCACTTTCATCTAGCATAGTTGATATCGTGATGTTCAGTATTTTCTGCAGTATGTTTAGAAATGTACCTGTGGCTATAGGTTATGTAATGCTGGCAACGATTCTTGCAAGAGTGATTTCTGCAATTTATAACTTTCTCATAAATTATAAGGTTGTGTTCAAAGGGAAGGGCAGTAAATCTCAGGCAGCGATCAAGTATTTTGTGCTTGCGGTTTGCATAATGCTTCTTAGTGGCGGACTCGTAACATTTTTTACCGGGTTACTACCTATGGTGCCTGAGTTTGTTGTGAAGATTCCGGTGGACTGCGTGCTGTTCCTATTGAGCTTCGTGGTGCAGAGGGAAATAGTTTATAAGTAA
- a CDS encoding MBOAT family O-acyltransferase, producing the protein MIRNSDKRSIVSRALLMGADLFFYAYAGLSFIPALLYVVIVTYVGGLLLEKRKKLLPLFCVLLFAPLIVYKVVQWNKGDYIIPLGISFFTLQAYSYLNSVYNEEIGPEKSFVTVTLFVSFFPAVSSGPILRASKMIPQFKKPKAFNYNLFTDGMKLYAFGLFKKMVLADNMAIYIQSVNDQFVNGNIYGLAVFASAIFYSLQLYLDFSGYSDIVIGCSKMLGFEIDRNFDHPYLARTITEFWRRWHISLSSWLRDYIYFPLGGSRKGPFRTYINIVIIFIISGLWHGNGFNFLVWGLLHGLFQCAERMLKSFSRGKYKGSRILTFIMVTFAWMFFSEKSVSTTIDKIRAFVIIPSEIAEVLNGKLMISDVLLIPQDLNMVVLVIGIVVFVLLSIITYNRDGLGLIRRIPSVPRWGLYYLLILGVLFFAASTQVSFIYNKF; encoded by the coding sequence ATGATCAGGAATTCTGACAAAAGATCTATAGTAAGCAGAGCACTTTTGATGGGCGCAGATTTGTTTTTTTATGCCTACGCTGGACTATCGTTTATACCAGCACTTCTCTACGTGGTTATTGTTACATATGTGGGCGGACTTTTGCTGGAAAAGAGAAAAAAGCTATTACCACTCTTTTGTGTTCTGTTGTTTGCGCCATTAATAGTTTATAAGGTCGTTCAGTGGAATAAGGGAGATTATATTATTCCGCTTGGAATATCCTTTTTTACCTTGCAGGCTTATTCGTACCTGAATAGTGTATACAATGAAGAAATTGGGCCAGAAAAATCTTTTGTGACAGTGACTCTTTTTGTATCTTTTTTTCCGGCAGTTTCTTCAGGTCCGATACTTAGGGCATCTAAAATGATCCCGCAATTCAAAAAGCCTAAGGCTTTCAATTACAATCTGTTTACAGATGGCATGAAGCTGTATGCTTTTGGATTATTTAAGAAGATGGTACTTGCAGATAACATGGCAATCTATATTCAGAGCGTCAATGATCAGTTTGTAAATGGAAATATATATGGGCTGGCGGTGTTTGCTTCTGCAATATTCTATTCTTTACAGTTGTATCTTGACTTCTCAGGATATTCAGATATTGTTATTGGATGTTCCAAGATGCTGGGCTTTGAGATTGACAGGAATTTTGATCACCCTTACTTGGCAAGGACTATTACAGAGTTTTGGAGAAGGTGGCATATTTCTCTTAGCAGCTGGCTCAGGGATTACATTTATTTTCCACTCGGAGGTAGCAGAAAAGGGCCTTTTAGGACATACATTAATATTGTGATTATATTTATTATCAGTGGACTGTGGCATGGGAATGGCTTTAATTTCCTGGTTTGGGGACTACTTCACGGATTATTTCAATGTGCAGAGAGAATGTTAAAGTCTTTTTCTCGCGGAAAATACAAGGGAAGCAGGATATTGACTTTTATCATGGTTACTTTTGCCTGGATGTTTTTCTCTGAGAAAAGTGTAAGCACTACGATTGACAAGATCAGAGCTTTTGTGATTATTCCAAGTGAGATTGCAGAAGTACTTAATGGAAAACTCATGATTTCGGATGTACTGCTGATTCCGCAGGATTTGAATATGGTAGTGCTTGTTATTGGAATTGTAGTATTTGTTCTGTTAAGCATTATTACTTACAATAGGGATGGACTTGGCCTGATCAGAAGGATACCTTCTGTGCCAAGGTGGGGATTGTATTATTTACTGATTCTTGGTGTTTTGTTTTTCGCAGCATCTACACAGGTTAGTTTTATCTATAACAAGTTTTGA
- a CDS encoding superoxide dismutase, translating into MFEQVKLSYDANALEPHLDQLTIETHYGKHHATYTKTFNELAEKAGVAGKSVEEILGSLDQISDETLRKGLRNQGGGYYNHNLYFEAFSPNPAKAPTGKLLEAINRDCGSVENCIDALSKAAAGQFGSGWSFLSTDKSGKLYVSASPNQDNPISEGTGRTPILALDVWEHAYYLKYKNLRPDYIKAFWEILDWKVIEANYEKAIG; encoded by the coding sequence ATGTTCGAACAGGTTAAACTTAGTTATGACGCAAATGCACTTGAGCCCCATCTTGATCAGCTGACCATTGAAACTCATTATGGTAAGCACCATGCTACTTACACCAAGACCTTTAACGAACTTGCAGAAAAAGCCGGTGTAGCAGGCAAATCAGTGGAAGAAATCCTTGGATCACTGGATCAGATTTCTGACGAGACACTTAGAAAAGGCCTTCGCAATCAGGGCGGCGGCTATTACAACCACAACCTGTATTTTGAAGCATTTTCTCCAAATCCTGCCAAGGCTCCTACAGGAAAACTCCTTGAAGCCATTAACAGAGACTGCGGAAGTGTCGAGAACTGTATAGATGCCCTGTCCAAGGCTGCTGCCGGACAGTTTGGCTCTGGCTGGTCATTCCTTTCTACAGATAAATCAGGTAAGCTCTATGTGAGCGCATCCCCTAATCAGGATAACCCTATCAGTGAGGGAACAGGCAGAACACCTATCCTGGCACTTGATGTCTGGGAGCACGCATACTACCTTAAGTACAAGAATCTCAGGCCTGACTACATCAAGGCATTTTGGGAAATCCTTGACTGGAAAGTAATAGAGGCTAACTACGAGAAAGCAATTGGATAA
- a CDS encoding Hsp20/alpha crystallin family protein, whose amino-acid sequence MLMPMLWSNNDIFDEMDDLFNRGFWGWNDDSCRRDGTNHVDDARRNALAGSSLMRTDVIEKDNCYQLEAELPGFNKEDINIDLKDNLLTISASHSENKDEKDNDGKYIRRERRSSSYQRSFRVEGLKPEDIIAQYRNGVLTVNIPKKEALPEKEEVHRIEVKD is encoded by the coding sequence ATGTTGATGCCTATGCTTTGGAGTAACAATGATATTTTCGATGAGATGGATGATCTTTTTAACAGAGGATTCTGGGGATGGAATGATGACAGTTGCCGCAGAGACGGCACAAACCACGTAGATGATGCTCGCAGAAATGCTCTTGCAGGTAGCAGCCTCATGAGAACAGACGTGATTGAGAAGGATAACTGCTATCAGCTAGAAGCTGAGCTTCCCGGATTCAACAAGGAAGATATCAATATTGATCTCAAGGACAACCTGCTGACAATCAGCGCTTCCCACAGTGAGAACAAAGATGAGAAGGACAACGATGGCAAGTATATCCGCCGCGAGAGAAGATCTTCATCTTACCAGAGATCCTTCCGCGTAGAAGGCCTTAAGCCTGAAGATATCATCGCTCAGTACAGAAACGGAGTTCTGACCGTCAATATTCCCAAGAAGGAAGCACTTCCTGAGAAAGAGGAAGTTCACAGAATTGAGGTTAAGGACTGA
- a CDS encoding adenylyltransferase/cytidyltransferase family protein has protein sequence MLDRYKGIKKENIYKLKWYMDHFGLKEVVLCPISAKEKVIFTYIRLFLKMSGIQVKTSSINSLRKNHSMDNAVKNYAASEDKSSILFVSEDEGLKAVAQNGFNGLSTEDFARMFMLEKERLVPKTQVYNTLENCYSSLCIVGDCAFAGEMKEYYAGNKNIDVRLLGRDSVSFSDGIYRLDVAESNDELVMIMDPMPQFPLFYGNSEHEANVFFANNMFRSFYKPVETYRRDIDNILKLLIDKGVTVVTVCSADYADFKGDQELVATIESWDKLRHKDSEAFNKKRHEARGTTHLLPNQRNLIHSYDKGFSQMYGNGEYINFLNGFRVTSGNRVGAHNDIYMFGACVVRDLGADDDHTLASLIKKEIGSEYNVQNYGSEIHATNLIMRTLDYKPGDVIIWWSLDNIKKIKHKIPRVHYCDLTPAYKRVPELHKHIFDDINHYDMTVKNEVVKEIVATVRSAVCVDRSSSENRQSKADVISFGPEHKRIPGKELLTDPQLLKCLDEMAVNKVESPGKKGAIVMNCNPFTLGHRYLIETAAGMVDHLYVFVVEEDKSIFKFSDRLEMVKQGTADLSNVSVLPSGRFILSSQTLPGYFTKAEFKDAYLNASDDLEFFMQIASALDITVRFVGEEPIDQYTRQYNDSMRNTLPKYGFEFIEIPRKTVASGSDVVISASRVRKLLEERDYAGVKEIVPETTYNYLGDKLDMIKE, from the coding sequence ATGCTAGATAGATATAAAGGGATTAAAAAGGAAAACATATATAAGCTTAAATGGTATATGGATCACTTCGGGTTAAAAGAGGTGGTTTTATGTCCTATCAGTGCAAAAGAAAAAGTTATATTCACTTATATCAGATTATTTCTAAAAATGAGTGGGATACAGGTTAAAACCTCTTCAATCAATTCACTTAGAAAAAATCATTCAATGGATAATGCTGTTAAGAATTATGCGGCGAGTGAAGATAAGTCTTCTATCTTATTTGTTTCTGAAGATGAGGGACTTAAGGCTGTTGCTCAAAATGGTTTTAATGGACTGTCTACAGAAGATTTTGCCAGAATGTTTATGCTGGAAAAAGAACGTCTGGTGCCTAAAACTCAGGTTTACAATACACTTGAAAACTGTTATTCATCTCTTTGTATAGTTGGTGACTGCGCTTTTGCGGGCGAGATGAAGGAGTATTACGCGGGAAATAAGAATATTGATGTAAGGTTACTTGGACGAGACAGCGTTTCTTTTTCTGATGGCATATATAGGTTAGATGTTGCAGAAAGTAATGATGAGCTTGTGATGATCATGGATCCAATGCCACAGTTTCCGCTTTTTTACGGCAATTCTGAGCACGAGGCTAATGTCTTTTTTGCAAACAATATGTTTAGAAGCTTTTATAAGCCTGTGGAAACATATAGGCGTGACATTGATAATATTTTGAAGCTCCTTATTGATAAGGGAGTGACCGTTGTCACTGTTTGTTCTGCTGATTATGCAGATTTTAAAGGTGATCAGGAACTTGTTGCAACTATTGAATCATGGGATAAGCTAAGGCACAAAGATTCAGAAGCCTTCAACAAAAAGCGTCACGAGGCTAGGGGAACAACGCATCTTTTGCCAAATCAGAGAAATCTGATCCATAGCTATGATAAGGGATTTTCTCAGATGTATGGAAACGGTGAATACATTAATTTCCTTAATGGATTTAGAGTGACTAGCGGCAATAGAGTTGGAGCACATAACGATATATATATGTTTGGGGCTTGTGTGGTTCGAGATCTTGGAGCTGATGATGATCATACACTTGCATCCCTGATCAAAAAGGAAATAGGCAGTGAGTATAATGTTCAGAATTATGGCAGTGAGATCCACGCAACCAACCTGATCATGAGGACTTTGGATTATAAGCCTGGCGATGTGATAATATGGTGGTCACTTGATAATATCAAGAAGATCAAGCATAAGATTCCCAGAGTCCATTACTGCGATCTGACGCCTGCTTATAAGCGTGTTCCGGAGCTTCATAAACATATTTTTGATGATATCAATCATTATGACATGACAGTCAAGAATGAGGTTGTCAAAGAGATCGTTGCGACTGTTAGAAGCGCGGTATGTGTAGATAGAAGTTCGTCTGAAAATAGGCAGAGTAAGGCCGATGTTATTTCTTTTGGCCCTGAGCATAAGAGGATTCCGGGTAAAGAGCTGCTGACTGATCCACAGCTACTCAAATGCCTTGATGAAATGGCAGTGAATAAGGTAGAGTCTCCTGGCAAAAAAGGTGCTATTGTAATGAATTGCAATCCTTTTACACTTGGGCATCGCTATTTAATTGAGACTGCAGCTGGAATGGTTGATCATTTATATGTTTTTGTCGTGGAAGAGGATAAATCTATTTTCAAATTCTCAGATAGGTTGGAAATGGTTAAACAAGGAACTGCGGACCTTAGTAATGTCAGCGTCTTGCCAAGTGGCAGATTTATTCTGTCATCACAGACACTTCCCGGATATTTTACTAAAGCGGAGTTTAAGGATGCTTACCTAAATGCAAGCGATGACCTTGAATTTTTCATGCAGATTGCTTCAGCACTTGATATTACAGTACGTTTTGTTGGAGAAGAGCCGATAGATCAGTACACCAGGCAGTATAATGACAGCATGAGAAACACCCTGCCTAAGTATGGTTTTGAGTTTATTGAGATACCAAGAAAAACGGTAGCATCAGGTAGTGATGTGGTAATTAGCGCATCAAGAGTTAGAAAGCTCCTTGAAGAAAGAGATTATGCTGGCGTTAAGGAAATCGTGCCTGAGACAACTTACAATTATCTGGGGGACAAACTGGATATGATTAAGGAATAA